One Cucumis sativus cultivar 9930 chromosome 1, Cucumber_9930_V3, whole genome shotgun sequence DNA segment encodes these proteins:
- the LOC101205935 gene encoding protein NBR1 homolog isoform X2, whose amino-acid sequence MESTMVIKVRYGDMLRRFSVKVDENNRLDLDINGLRSKVVDLFSFSSDTDFILTYVDDDGDVVTLVNGDDLDEMMSQHLSFLKINVHLRNKEKGQSHNKSDGSSTRMTPESSFQNVFPGISEVLKSMPEPLPEFCSQLLLDIASKAVASPVLSELAQSFIRLGNQNSHSSSRTSSVPEVSTQNVATECPTPPLGADSRASKNDDFHQETGSKFQCSGFSTKNRKIINSENVTKNTGEPIASGLSIGKPAIAARSSSSFDGKEKEKRSDAFLKLGNSHCSPATSVDRRFINECPFSGIPWAPQPYSRTAGIEPVSSSSGNTESAGSMFHKGPIVNSSDYVGSVGNMFHKGVICDGCGARPITGPRFKSRVKDNYDLCSICFAKMGNEADYIRIDRPVSCRYPRMKAFNHRFPLSGPRIIDPLRSSVKQTKLDSHFVADVNVFDGTVMTPRTPFTKIWRLLNSGTSNWPHGSQLVWTGGHKFSHSLSVEIEVPEDGLPPGQEIEIAVDFTTPPFCGQYTSYWSMASPSGHKFGQRVWVLIQVDEVLGIPDSNYSQALDLNLPPIPINPSQEGVEKNSKTPAVSDGVLFPRDSIPIFEQVKPDHSLSHPDLQFLVDEGILVVEGPAATSSKDDNLGSSCSAVDCHGVLPSSTNVPSKSCPFIDFPAPTPPANPFPTPSPKLSPASSEHVIANNANNGNNGNNGNNLVEETLLKTLEDMGFKQVDLNKEVLKRNEYDLGKSVDELCGVAEWDPILDELEEMGFNDKEMNKRLLMKNNGSMKQVVMELLYGEKA is encoded by the exons ATGGAGTCTACTATGGTGATTAAG GTTAGGTATGGAGATATGCTGAGACGCTTCAGTGTAAAAGTAGATGAAAACAATAGATTGGATCTTGACATCAACGGTTTGAGATCAAAAGTAGTTGATCTCTTCAGCTTCTCTTCTGATACTGATTTTATATTGACTTACGTTGATGACGATGGTGATGTTGTCACCCTCGTTAATGGTGATGATCTGGATGAAATGATGAGCCAACACTTGagtttcttgaaaattaatgTGCATTTGAGAAATAAGGAAAAAGGCCAATCTCATAATAAATCAGATGGAAGTTCTACCCGAATGACACCCGAAAGttcatttcaaaatgtttttcctGGTATCTCCGAGGTTTTGAAATCTATGCCAGAGCCCTTGCCAGAATTTTGTTCACAGCTCCTCCTTGACATTGCTTCAAAAGCTGTTGCTAGTCCCGTGCTTTCTGAGCTTGCTCAAAGCTTTATTCGGTTGGGAAACCAAAACTCACACTCAAGTTCTCGGACCTCATCTGTTCCAGAGGTGAGCACACAGAATGTGGCCACTGAGTGTCCAACACCACCCCTAGGCGCAGATTCAAGAGCTTCAAAGAATGATGACTTTCACCAAGAAACTGGGTCAAAATTTCAATGCAGTGGTTTTTCTACTAAAAATAGGAAGATAATTAACAGTGAGAATGTGACAAAGAACACTGGTGAGCCTATTGCTTCTGGACTTTCCATTGGGAAACCAGCTATTGCTGCTCGTTCCAGCAGCTCTTTtgatggaaaggaaaaggaaaaacgcAGTGATGCATTTCTTAAGCTTGGTAACTCACATTGTTCACCTGCAACTTCTGTTGATCGTAGGTTTATTAATGAGTGCCCTTTCAGTGGAATACCTTGGGCTCCTCAACCATATTCGAGAACTGCAGGTATAGAGCCAGTAAGTAGCAGCAGTGGTAACACTGAATCTGCAGGAAGTATGTTCCATAAAGGTCCAATAGTTAACAGCAGTGACTATGTTGGATCTGTGGGAAATATGTTCCATAAAGGTGTTATTTGTGATGGCTGTGGAGCCCGTCCAATTACTGGTCCGCGTTTCAAGTCCCGAGT GAAAGATAATTATGATCTCTGTAGCATCTGCTTTGCTAAAATGGGTAACGAGGCTGACTACATTAGGATCGATCGACCTGTCTCTTGCCGCTATCCAAGAATGAAAGCATTCAACCATAGA TTTCCATTGTCTGGCCCTCGAATAATCGATCCTTTGAGAAGTTCTGTAAAGCAGACCAAGCTTGATAGTCACTTTGTAGCTGATGTTAATGTATTTGATGGCACTGTGATGACTCCACGTACCCCATTTACCAAGATATGGCGACTGCTTAATAGTGGGACTTCGAATTGGCCCCATGGTTCACAGCTAGTGTGGACTGGAGGACACAAGTTCAGCCATTCATTATCTGTTGAAATCGAg GTTCCTGAGGACGGACTTCCTCCGGGTCAGGAAATTGAAATTGCAGTTGACTTTACTACCCCTCCATTTTGTGGTCAATACACCTCGTACTGGAGTATGGCATCTCCATCTGGCCACAAATTTGGGCAACGTGTTTGGGTTCTTATTCag GTTGATGAAGTACTTGGGATACCAGATTCCAATTATTCCCAAGCTTTGGACTTAAATTTACCCCCCATACCCATAAATCCTTCCCAAGAGGGTGTAGAAAAGAATTCAAAGACTCCTGCAGTTTCTGATGGTGTACTTTTCCCCCGTGATTCCATCCCCATCTTCGAACAAGTAAAACCTGATCATAGTCTGTCTCACCCGGATCTACAATTCCTCGTAGATGAGGGTATTCTAGTTGTTGAAGGCCCTGCTGCTACTTCTTCTAAGGATGATAATTTGGGTTCGTCCTGCTCTGCTGTCGACTGTCATGGAGTTCTACCAAGTTCAACCAATGTTCCCTCTAAGTCATGCCCTTTTATTGATTTTCCTGCACCAACTCCTCCTGCAAACCCATTTCCAACACCATCCCCCAAGCTTTCTCCCGCATCATCCGAACATGTCATTGCCAATAATGCCAATAATGGCAATAACGGCAATAACGGCAATAACTTGGTTGAAGAAACTCTTCTTAAAACACTCGAGGATATGGGATTCAAACAGGTTGATCTAAACAAGGAAGTACTAAAGAGGAACGAGTATGATCTAGGAAAGTCAGTGGATGAACTCTGCGGAGTTGCTGAATGGGATCCGATCCTTGATGAGTTGGAGGAAATG GGATTCAACGACAAGGAAATGAACAAAAGACTTCTGATGAAGAACAATGGCAGCATGAAGCAAGTAGTGATGGAACTTCTTTATGGGGAGAAGGCTTAG
- the LOC101205935 gene encoding protein NBR1 homolog isoform X1, protein MESTMVIKVRYGDMLRRFSVKVDENNRLDLDINGLRSKVVDLFSFSSDTDFILTYVDDDGDVVTLVNGDDLDEMMSQHLSFLKINVHLRNKEKGQSHNKSDGSSTRMTPESSFQNVFPGISEVLKSMPEPLPEFCSQLLLDIASKAVASPVLSELAQSFIRLGNQNSHSSSRTSSVPEVSTQNVATECPTPPLGADSRASKNDDFHQETGSKFQCSGFSTKNRKIINSENVTKNTGEPIASGLSIGKPAIAARSSSSFDGKEKEKRSDAFLKLGNSHCSPATSVDRRFINECPFSGIPWAPQPYSRTAGIEPVSSSSGNTESAGSMFHKGPIVNSSDYVGSVGNMFHKGVICDGCGARPITGPRFKSRVKDNYDLCSICFAKMGNEADYIRIDRPVSCRYPRMKAFNHRVCNFDDTASNASFVCHNNLILVSTSFLSLQFPLSGPRIIDPLRSSVKQTKLDSHFVADVNVFDGTVMTPRTPFTKIWRLLNSGTSNWPHGSQLVWTGGHKFSHSLSVEIEVPEDGLPPGQEIEIAVDFTTPPFCGQYTSYWSMASPSGHKFGQRVWVLIQVDEVLGIPDSNYSQALDLNLPPIPINPSQEGVEKNSKTPAVSDGVLFPRDSIPIFEQVKPDHSLSHPDLQFLVDEGILVVEGPAATSSKDDNLGSSCSAVDCHGVLPSSTNVPSKSCPFIDFPAPTPPANPFPTPSPKLSPASSEHVIANNANNGNNGNNGNNLVEETLLKTLEDMGFKQVDLNKEVLKRNEYDLGKSVDELCGVAEWDPILDELEEMGFNDKEMNKRLLMKNNGSMKQVVMELLYGEKA, encoded by the exons ATGGAGTCTACTATGGTGATTAAG GTTAGGTATGGAGATATGCTGAGACGCTTCAGTGTAAAAGTAGATGAAAACAATAGATTGGATCTTGACATCAACGGTTTGAGATCAAAAGTAGTTGATCTCTTCAGCTTCTCTTCTGATACTGATTTTATATTGACTTACGTTGATGACGATGGTGATGTTGTCACCCTCGTTAATGGTGATGATCTGGATGAAATGATGAGCCAACACTTGagtttcttgaaaattaatgTGCATTTGAGAAATAAGGAAAAAGGCCAATCTCATAATAAATCAGATGGAAGTTCTACCCGAATGACACCCGAAAGttcatttcaaaatgtttttcctGGTATCTCCGAGGTTTTGAAATCTATGCCAGAGCCCTTGCCAGAATTTTGTTCACAGCTCCTCCTTGACATTGCTTCAAAAGCTGTTGCTAGTCCCGTGCTTTCTGAGCTTGCTCAAAGCTTTATTCGGTTGGGAAACCAAAACTCACACTCAAGTTCTCGGACCTCATCTGTTCCAGAGGTGAGCACACAGAATGTGGCCACTGAGTGTCCAACACCACCCCTAGGCGCAGATTCAAGAGCTTCAAAGAATGATGACTTTCACCAAGAAACTGGGTCAAAATTTCAATGCAGTGGTTTTTCTACTAAAAATAGGAAGATAATTAACAGTGAGAATGTGACAAAGAACACTGGTGAGCCTATTGCTTCTGGACTTTCCATTGGGAAACCAGCTATTGCTGCTCGTTCCAGCAGCTCTTTtgatggaaaggaaaaggaaaaacgcAGTGATGCATTTCTTAAGCTTGGTAACTCACATTGTTCACCTGCAACTTCTGTTGATCGTAGGTTTATTAATGAGTGCCCTTTCAGTGGAATACCTTGGGCTCCTCAACCATATTCGAGAACTGCAGGTATAGAGCCAGTAAGTAGCAGCAGTGGTAACACTGAATCTGCAGGAAGTATGTTCCATAAAGGTCCAATAGTTAACAGCAGTGACTATGTTGGATCTGTGGGAAATATGTTCCATAAAGGTGTTATTTGTGATGGCTGTGGAGCCCGTCCAATTACTGGTCCGCGTTTCAAGTCCCGAGT GAAAGATAATTATGATCTCTGTAGCATCTGCTTTGCTAAAATGGGTAACGAGGCTGACTACATTAGGATCGATCGACCTGTCTCTTGCCGCTATCCAAGAATGAAAGCATTCAACCATAGAGTATGCAATTTTGATGATACAGCTTCTAATGCATCCTTTGTTTGTcataacaatttgattttggtttcaaCGTCCTTTCTCTCATTGCAGTTTCCATTGTCTGGCCCTCGAATAATCGATCCTTTGAGAAGTTCTGTAAAGCAGACCAAGCTTGATAGTCACTTTGTAGCTGATGTTAATGTATTTGATGGCACTGTGATGACTCCACGTACCCCATTTACCAAGATATGGCGACTGCTTAATAGTGGGACTTCGAATTGGCCCCATGGTTCACAGCTAGTGTGGACTGGAGGACACAAGTTCAGCCATTCATTATCTGTTGAAATCGAg GTTCCTGAGGACGGACTTCCTCCGGGTCAGGAAATTGAAATTGCAGTTGACTTTACTACCCCTCCATTTTGTGGTCAATACACCTCGTACTGGAGTATGGCATCTCCATCTGGCCACAAATTTGGGCAACGTGTTTGGGTTCTTATTCag GTTGATGAAGTACTTGGGATACCAGATTCCAATTATTCCCAAGCTTTGGACTTAAATTTACCCCCCATACCCATAAATCCTTCCCAAGAGGGTGTAGAAAAGAATTCAAAGACTCCTGCAGTTTCTGATGGTGTACTTTTCCCCCGTGATTCCATCCCCATCTTCGAACAAGTAAAACCTGATCATAGTCTGTCTCACCCGGATCTACAATTCCTCGTAGATGAGGGTATTCTAGTTGTTGAAGGCCCTGCTGCTACTTCTTCTAAGGATGATAATTTGGGTTCGTCCTGCTCTGCTGTCGACTGTCATGGAGTTCTACCAAGTTCAACCAATGTTCCCTCTAAGTCATGCCCTTTTATTGATTTTCCTGCACCAACTCCTCCTGCAAACCCATTTCCAACACCATCCCCCAAGCTTTCTCCCGCATCATCCGAACATGTCATTGCCAATAATGCCAATAATGGCAATAACGGCAATAACGGCAATAACTTGGTTGAAGAAACTCTTCTTAAAACACTCGAGGATATGGGATTCAAACAGGTTGATCTAAACAAGGAAGTACTAAAGAGGAACGAGTATGATCTAGGAAAGTCAGTGGATGAACTCTGCGGAGTTGCTGAATGGGATCCGATCCTTGATGAGTTGGAGGAAATG GGATTCAACGACAAGGAAATGAACAAAAGACTTCTGATGAAGAACAATGGCAGCATGAAGCAAGTAGTGATGGAACTTCTTTATGGGGAGAAGGCTTAG
- the LOC105434938 gene encoding uncharacterized protein LOC105434938: protein MKKKPDLHQLHDDDRHLEILKAVAQAWHSHTGTSKPASEFDAHRRNSRPMPSRFKIEAIRSRTSTVSDRRWDFAQSLWDSYEIVTVSKKLEAGLVLDGDGFREAESGGGRSQRKRRESCNSLRNLFNRASSRRFNY, encoded by the coding sequence ATGAAGAAGAAACCAGACCTTCATCAGCTCCATGACGACGATCGTCATCTCGAAATCCTCAAGGCCGTCGCTCAGGCATGGCACAGCCACACCGGCACTTCAAAGCCTGCTAGTGAATTCGATGCCCATCGCCGGAACTCCAGACCCATGCCGTCTAGGTTCAAGATTGAGGCTATTCGGAGCCGGACTAGTACCGTCAGCGATCGGAGATGGGACTTCGCACAGTCGCTGTGGGATTCGTATGAGATCGTGACGGTTTCGAAGAAGCTAGAGGCGGGGCTGGTGCTGGACGGGGATGGATTCCGGGAAGCTGAGAGCGGCGGTGGGCGGAGTCAGCGGAAAAGGCGAGAGAGTTGTAATAGTTTGAGGAATTTGTTTAATAGGGCTTCTTCCAGGAGATTCAATTATTAG